A stretch of the Lolium perenne isolate Kyuss_39 chromosome 3, Kyuss_2.0, whole genome shotgun sequence genome encodes the following:
- the LOC127345784 gene encoding germin-like protein 1-3 isoform X1 — translation MASLPTVLLAACTALLALAAPLLAGDPDMLQDFCVAEYKSLEGQNVTGAALRVNGFPCKRPENVMANDFFSDVLSLPGNTGNPVGSAVTAVNVDKLPGLNTQGMSISRVDYAPWGVNPAHTHPRATEILFMVEGSLTVGFVTTAGNLFTRTVCKGELFVFPHGLVHFQRNNGGTPAMAISAFNSQLPGIQSVAVSLSRVSPSMPTDVLARAFQINAGMVDAVNSNSAPMY, via the exons ATGGCCAGTCTTCCCACTGTCCTCCTCGCCGCCTGCACAGCCCTCCTGGCCCTCGCCGCGCCATTGCTCGCCGGTGACCCTGACATGCTCCAGGACTTCTGCGTCGCCGAATACAAGTCCCTCGAAGGCC AGAATGTTACCGGTGCAGCACTGCGTGTGAACGGTTTCCCGTGCAAGAGGCCGGAGAATGTGATGGCGAACGACTTCTTCTCCGACGTGTTATCCCTCCCAGGCAACACCGGCAATCCGGTCGGTTCTGCGGTGACGGCGGTGAACGTGGACAAGCTCCCAGGACTCAACACCCAAGGCATGTCCATTTCTCGCGTTGACTACGCGCCTTGGGGCGTGAACCCGGCACACACTCACCCTCGAGCCACCGAGATCCTCTTCATGGTCGAGGGCTCACTCACTGTGGGCTTCGTCACCACCGCCGGCAATCTCTTCACCCGGACTGTCTGCAAGGGCGAGCTCTTCGTCTTCCCTCACGGCCTCGTCCACTTCCAGCGGAACAACGGCGGCACACCAGCCATGGCGATCTCGGCGTTCAACAGCCAGCTTCCCGGTATTCAGTCCGTCGCCGTGTCACTGTCAAGGGTGTCGCCGTCGATGCCCACCGATGTGCTGGCCAGGGCGTTCCAGATCAACGCCGGCATGGTGGACGCCGTCAATTCCAACTCCGCGCCTATGTACTAG
- the LOC127345784 gene encoding germin-like protein 1-3 isoform X2 → MASLPTVLLAACTALLALAAPLLAGDPDMLQDFCVAEYKSLEGPLRVNGFPCKRPENVMANDFFSDVLSLPGNTGNPVGSAVTAVNVDKLPGLNTQGMSISRVDYAPWGVNPAHTHPRATEILFMVEGSLTVGFVTTAGNLFTRTVCKGELFVFPHGLVHFQRNNGGTPAMAISAFNSQLPGIQSVAVSLSRVSPSMPTDVLARAFQINAGMVDAVNSNSAPMY, encoded by the exons ATGGCCAGTCTTCCCACTGTCCTCCTCGCCGCCTGCACAGCCCTCCTGGCCCTCGCCGCGCCATTGCTCGCCGGTGACCCTGACATGCTCCAGGACTTCTGCGTCGCCGAATACAAGTCCCTCGAAGGCC CACTGCGTGTGAACGGTTTCCCGTGCAAGAGGCCGGAGAATGTGATGGCGAACGACTTCTTCTCCGACGTGTTATCCCTCCCAGGCAACACCGGCAATCCGGTCGGTTCTGCGGTGACGGCGGTGAACGTGGACAAGCTCCCAGGACTCAACACCCAAGGCATGTCCATTTCTCGCGTTGACTACGCGCCTTGGGGCGTGAACCCGGCACACACTCACCCTCGAGCCACCGAGATCCTCTTCATGGTCGAGGGCTCACTCACTGTGGGCTTCGTCACCACCGCCGGCAATCTCTTCACCCGGACTGTCTGCAAGGGCGAGCTCTTCGTCTTCCCTCACGGCCTCGTCCACTTCCAGCGGAACAACGGCGGCACACCAGCCATGGCGATCTCGGCGTTCAACAGCCAGCTTCCCGGTATTCAGTCCGTCGCCGTGTCACTGTCAAGGGTGTCGCCGTCGATGCCCACCGATGTGCTGGCCAGGGCGTTCCAGATCAACGCCGGCATGGTGGACGCCGTCAATTCCAACTCCGCGCCTATGTACTAG